A stretch of Calditrichia bacterium DNA encodes these proteins:
- a CDS encoding amidohydrolase, translating into MLKIDIHTHFIPKNLPDLEMKYGYGGFVRLEHHRPCCAKMIVNGDSFREIKHNCWDPVVRIQECDASGVNVQVLSPIPILFSYWARPHDALDLSRIVNDEIAQVCSNHPKRFVGLGTVPLQAPELAIRELERCVTELGLVGVEIGTHVNNWNFYDEHLFPFFEAAEKLGAAIFVHPWDMMAKERMPKYWLPWLVGMPAESSLAICSMIFGGIFERLPKLRVAFAHGGGAFPATIGRIEHAHTMRPDLCAVDNPVNPRDYIGRFYVDSIVHDRRYFQYLLDLFTPSCIAMGSDYPFPLGELQPGKMIETHNNLSEADRQRLLSGTALEWLNLKATCFQ; encoded by the coding sequence ATGTTAAAAATTGATATTCACACCCATTTCATCCCTAAAAATTTACCCGATTTGGAGATGAAATATGGCTATGGCGGATTTGTTCGGCTGGAACATCACCGCCCGTGTTGCGCAAAAATGATTGTCAACGGCGACAGTTTCCGCGAAATAAAACACAATTGTTGGGACCCGGTCGTTCGTATTCAAGAGTGCGATGCCAGCGGCGTTAACGTGCAGGTGCTCTCCCCTATCCCGATTCTATTTAGTTATTGGGCACGTCCACATGATGCGTTGGATCTATCGAGAATTGTAAACGATGAAATAGCACAAGTTTGTAGCAATCACCCCAAACGGTTTGTCGGATTGGGCACTGTGCCATTGCAAGCACCGGAGCTGGCAATTCGCGAACTGGAGCGCTGCGTTACCGAATTGGGACTGGTCGGTGTCGAAATTGGCACACATGTGAACAACTGGAATTTTTACGATGAACACCTGTTTCCGTTTTTCGAAGCCGCGGAAAAACTTGGTGCGGCAATTTTTGTGCACCCGTGGGATATGATGGCTAAAGAACGCATGCCCAAATACTGGCTACCTTGGTTGGTGGGTATGCCTGCGGAATCTTCGCTGGCGATTTGTTCGATGATTTTTGGCGGCATTTTTGAGCGACTGCCAAAATTGCGGGTTGCATTTGCCCATGGCGGCGGTGCGTTTCCCGCCACTATCGGGCGGATCGAACATGCCCACACCATGCGCCCGGATTTGTGCGCGGTGGATAATCCGGTTAATCCCCGGGATTACATCGGGCGGTTTTACGTCGATTCGATTGTTCACGATCGGCGCTATTTTCAATATTTGCTGGATTTATTTACGCCAAGCTGCATCGCGATGGGCAGCGATTACCCCTTTCCGTTGGGCGAATTGCAACCCGGAAAAATGATCGAAACCCACAACAATTTGAGCGAAGCAGATCGCCAACGCCTTCTCAGCGGAACGGCATTGGAATGGCTGAATTTAAAAGCAACATGTTTTCAGTGA
- a CDS encoding carbamoyltransferase, giving the protein MNILGISAFYHDSAACLVRDGEIIAAAQEERFTRKKHDHNFPENAINYCLSEAGIDGKSLDIVAFYDKPFLKFERLLETYLQYAPAGLTSFIMAMPLWIKQKLWMKVQIQELLDFNGKILFPEHHISHAASAFYPSPYQEAAFLTMDGVGEWATTSYGVGKNNQLEIIADINFPHSLGLLYSAFTYYTGFRVNSGEYKVMGLAPYGEPKYVNLIKRELIDIHPDGSFQMNMAYFNYCAGLTMTNDKFHRLFGGEPRKPESKLTQREMDLARSVQDVVEEVVLKMGNHIRQETGQKKLVLAGGVALNCVANGKLLRAGYFDDIWIQPAAGDAGGALGAALVSWYQYSGKPRTATPGDAMRGSYLGPSFQNGSISGFLKSQNVEYTELTDDEIPEKIADLIGQEKVIGWFQGRMEFGPRALGGRSIIGDARSPKMQETMNLKIKFRESFRPFAPSVAADRVSEYFEIDRSSPYMLLVADVKKSRQKPMSTDESELFGISKLNIVRSEIPAITHVDYSARIQTVHPETNALYYRTIKKFEEKYGCPVIINTSFNVRGEPIVCTPEDAYRCFMRTNMDYLMLGNYLIDKSGQQPLENDSDWQKEFELD; this is encoded by the coding sequence ATGAACATTCTGGGAATTTCCGCATTTTATCATGATAGCGCAGCCTGCCTGGTTCGCGATGGCGAAATCATCGCTGCGGCGCAGGAAGAACGCTTTACGCGCAAAAAGCACGATCACAATTTCCCGGAAAACGCCATCAATTATTGCCTTTCAGAAGCGGGGATTGATGGCAAATCGCTGGATATCGTTGCGTTTTACGACAAGCCTTTCCTCAAATTCGAGCGGCTGCTCGAAACCTATCTCCAATATGCGCCCGCCGGATTAACATCGTTCATCATGGCGATGCCGTTGTGGATCAAACAAAAATTGTGGATGAAAGTGCAAATTCAGGAATTGCTCGATTTTAACGGGAAAATTCTGTTTCCGGAGCACCATATTTCCCACGCGGCGTCTGCATTTTATCCGTCGCCGTATCAGGAAGCCGCATTTTTAACGATGGACGGCGTCGGCGAATGGGCGACAACCAGCTACGGCGTGGGCAAAAATAATCAGTTGGAAATTATCGCGGATATCAATTTTCCGCATTCGCTCGGGTTGTTATATTCTGCATTTACGTATTATACGGGATTTCGGGTCAACTCCGGCGAATACAAAGTGATGGGACTCGCGCCGTATGGCGAACCGAAATATGTCAATCTGATCAAACGCGAACTCATCGATATTCATCCTGACGGTTCATTTCAGATGAACATGGCGTATTTCAATTACTGCGCCGGTTTAACGATGACCAACGACAAATTTCACCGGTTATTTGGCGGCGAACCGCGCAAACCGGAAAGCAAACTCACCCAGCGTGAAATGGATTTGGCGCGCTCCGTGCAGGATGTTGTCGAAGAAGTGGTGCTAAAAATGGGCAACCACATCCGGCAGGAAACCGGGCAGAAAAAACTGGTGCTGGCCGGCGGGGTTGCGCTCAACTGCGTTGCCAACGGCAAATTGCTCCGCGCTGGCTATTTTGACGACATCTGGATTCAGCCCGCAGCCGGAGATGCCGGCGGTGCGCTCGGCGCTGCGTTGGTTTCATGGTATCAGTATTCCGGCAAGCCGCGAACTGCAACACCGGGCGATGCGATGCGCGGCAGCTACCTCGGTCCTTCGTTCCAAAACGGCAGCATCAGCGGCTTTCTGAAATCACAAAATGTTGAATATACTGAGCTTACGGATGATGAAATTCCTGAAAAAATTGCCGACTTGATCGGGCAGGAAAAGGTGATCGGCTGGTTTCAGGGGCGGATGGAATTTGGTCCCCGCGCGCTCGGCGGACGCTCCATTATCGGCGATGCGCGCTCCCCGAAAATGCAGGAAACCATGAATTTGAAGATCAAATTCCGGGAAAGTTTCCGCCCGTTTGCGCCGTCGGTTGCGGCGGATCGCGTCAGTGAATATTTCGAAATTGACCGTTCCAGCCCGTACATGCTGTTGGTTGCGGATGTCAAAAAGTCGCGCCAGAAACCGATGTCCACTGATGAATCGGAGCTGTTCGGGATCAGTAAACTCAATATCGTCCGGTCGGAAATTCCGGCGATTACTCATGTGGATTATTCCGCGCGCATCCAGACCGTTCACCCGGAAACCAATGCGTTGTATTATCGCACCATCAAAAAATTTGAGGAAAAATACGGCTGTCCGGTGATCATTAACACGTCGTTCAACGTGCGCGGCGAGCCGATTGTTTGCACACCGGAAGATGCGTATCGCTGTTTTATGCGAACTAATATGGATTACCTGATGCTGGGCAATTACCTGATCGACAAATCCGGTCAACAACCGCTCGAAAACGATTCCGACTGGCAAAAAGAATTTGAACTGGATTAA
- a CDS encoding T9SS type A sorting domain-containing protein, whose amino-acid sequence MYPSHKSILRYITLFVVLAAVGIWLFKESEQAAAPVAFSEKGEPGPDMRPSEWEWLRRTSPYGNADAEAFQKEFQRARQMRATAKPMAVQAVEFAGPSNIGGRIVDIEFNPQDPTIVYAAAATGGVFKSTDTGNTWFPIFDDVAILTIGDICVDPANPDIIYVGTGEANGGHNNMPGGGLYKSTDAGATWQLMGLENTVSIGRVRVNPLNTQEVFVAAQGSYFAPNPDRGLYHSTDGGATWDNIFFISDSTGATDLIIDPANPQRMIVAMWERVRYPEFGTHLYGETSGLYRTTDGGANWTELSGGLPNPDATNVGRIGLDIYAANPDIAYAIYTNGSNISGLFKTTNFGDSWTNVDPDDELSNGTGGFSWYFGQVRVHPTNPDIVYVLDVAFMRSVNGGANWPIIYGYGGPNILHVDHHALAFHPTNPDYILNGNDGGINISTDGGVNFTKVADLPVNQFYEIGLDRNNPERLYGGTQDNGTLRTLTGATDDWTRIFGGDGFYVIVDHSNPNIIYAESQNGNLGKSTNGGASFFGATSGISGRTNWSTPVVMDPVNSSILYYGSDRVWKTTNGASSWTAVSPVLHNATPGSRLGTVTTIGVSPALTSVVWAGTDDGKVWVTADGGSNWTNTSTGLPNRWVTRVIAHPVDEATAYATFNGLRWKEAEAKVMRTTNLGASWEDITANLPEAPVNAFAVFTDDNFRTYLFAGSDLGAYYSVDDGLSWEYISSDFPMVTVYDMKVHETADYLAIGTHARSMYKMDLAQILVGIDDPATDTAPQDFALLQNYPNPFNPTTTIPVKLATSADIRLTIFDNLGRTVRNLVDGNVSAGSHDFEWNGRNNRGEAVASGTYFYRLDINGQQSRSQMNKMMLSR is encoded by the coding sequence GTGTATCCATCGCATAAATCAATATTGCGTTACATAACACTGTTTGTTGTATTGGCGGCAGTCGGCATCTGGTTGTTCAAAGAATCAGAACAAGCTGCGGCGCCGGTCGCTTTTTCCGAGAAAGGCGAGCCGGGACCGGACATGCGCCCGTCGGAATGGGAATGGCTGCGACGGACATCGCCATACGGCAATGCGGATGCTGAAGCATTTCAGAAAGAATTCCAACGTGCACGGCAAATGCGCGCCACTGCCAAACCGATGGCTGTTCAGGCGGTGGAATTTGCCGGACCGTCCAATATTGGCGGGCGGATAGTGGATATCGAATTTAATCCGCAGGATCCGACGATCGTTTACGCAGCGGCAGCTACCGGTGGTGTTTTCAAATCTACCGATACGGGCAACACCTGGTTTCCGATATTCGACGATGTGGCTATCTTGACCATTGGTGATATTTGCGTTGATCCTGCAAACCCGGATATCATTTACGTCGGCACCGGCGAAGCCAACGGCGGACACAACAATATGCCCGGCGGCGGACTTTATAAATCGACAGATGCTGGCGCAACCTGGCAATTGATGGGATTGGAAAATACCGTTTCCATCGGGCGGGTTCGGGTGAATCCGCTTAACACGCAGGAAGTGTTTGTCGCGGCGCAAGGCTCATATTTTGCCCCGAATCCGGATCGCGGATTGTATCACAGCACAGACGGCGGCGCAACCTGGGATAATATTTTCTTTATCAGCGATTCCACCGGCGCAACAGACCTGATCATCGATCCCGCAAATCCCCAACGGATGATTGTGGCAATGTGGGAACGCGTTCGTTACCCGGAATTTGGCACACATCTCTACGGCGAAACCAGCGGTCTGTATCGCACCACCGATGGCGGCGCCAATTGGACGGAATTATCCGGCGGCTTGCCAAACCCGGACGCAACCAATGTGGGGCGGATCGGTTTGGATATTTACGCTGCCAATCCTGATATCGCTTACGCCATTTACACCAACGGCAGTAATATTTCCGGTTTGTTCAAAACCACAAATTTTGGTGACAGTTGGACAAATGTGGACCCGGATGACGAGCTTTCGAACGGAACGGGCGGATTCAGTTGGTATTTCGGACAGGTCCGGGTGCATCCGACCAACCCGGATATCGTGTACGTGCTGGACGTCGCGTTTATGCGCTCCGTCAATGGCGGAGCAAATTGGCCGATCATTTACGGTTACGGCGGACCGAATATTTTGCATGTCGATCATCATGCGTTGGCGTTTCATCCCACCAATCCGGATTATATTTTGAATGGCAACGATGGCGGCATCAATATTTCCACCGATGGCGGCGTCAATTTCACCAAAGTGGCGGATCTTCCCGTCAACCAATTTTACGAAATCGGGCTGGATCGCAACAATCCCGAACGCCTTTACGGCGGCACGCAGGATAACGGCACGCTGCGTACTCTCACCGGTGCCACAGATGACTGGACGCGCATTTTTGGTGGCGACGGATTTTATGTGATCGTCGATCATTCCAACCCGAACATCATTTATGCGGAATCGCAAAATGGGAATCTCGGGAAATCCACCAATGGCGGCGCATCGTTTTTTGGTGCGACTTCCGGCATTTCCGGCAGAACCAACTGGTCAACACCAGTGGTGATGGATCCCGTAAACAGCAGTATTTTGTATTATGGATCAGATCGCGTGTGGAAAACTACCAACGGCGCATCGAGCTGGACAGCCGTCAGTCCAGTGCTGCACAACGCCACTCCCGGTTCGCGACTCGGCACGGTAACGACCATCGGCGTATCGCCGGCACTCACGAGCGTTGTTTGGGCCGGAACGGATGACGGAAAAGTGTGGGTTACTGCCGATGGCGGTAGCAACTGGACGAACACTTCCACCGGATTGCCCAATCGCTGGGTAACCCGGGTAATCGCGCATCCGGTGGACGAAGCAACCGCTTACGCCACATTCAACGGGCTGCGCTGGAAGGAAGCGGAAGCCAAAGTAATGCGAACAACCAATCTTGGCGCCAGTTGGGAAGATATTACCGCAAACCTGCCGGAGGCGCCGGTAAATGCATTTGCAGTGTTCACCGATGACAATTTCCGCACTTATCTGTTTGCCGGTTCGGATTTGGGCGCTTATTACAGCGTGGACGACGGGTTGAGTTGGGAATACATCAGCAGCGATTTCCCGATGGTTACGGTGTACGATATGAAAGTACATGAAACCGCGGATTATCTGGCGATCGGCACGCACGCACGTTCGATGTATAAAATGGATCTCGCCCAAATACTCGTCGGCATCGACGATCCGGCGACAGACACCGCACCACAGGATTTCGCGCTGTTGCAAAATTACCCGAATCCCTTTAACCCGACCACAACAATTCCGGTAAAACTGGCGACATCTGCGGATATCCGGTTGACTATTTTTGACAATCTCGGTCGAACCGTGCGCAATCTGGTTGACGGTAATGTGTCTGCCGGATCGCATGATTTTGAGTGGAACGGACGCAACAATCGCGGTGAAGCGGTTGCCAGTGGTACCTATTTTTACCGGCTGGATATCAACGGTCAGCAATCGCGGTCGCAAATGAATAAAATGATGCTATCCCGTTAA
- a CDS encoding RidA family protein: MKTPNEIRNSERAPAPVGLYPHARRVGNLLFLSGVGPRSKNSATIPGVTLDSNGNIVDYDIEAQCHSVFQNVRFIVEDAGAKWENVVDVTVFLTNMKADFAAYNRIYAEYFRDNQPCRTTVEVNALPTPIAIELKVIAVIDN, encoded by the coding sequence ATGAAAACACCTAACGAGATTCGCAATTCAGAGCGTGCACCGGCGCCGGTGGGATTATATCCGCACGCCCGGCGGGTAGGTAATTTGCTGTTTTTATCCGGAGTGGGTCCGCGCAGCAAAAATTCAGCGACAATTCCCGGCGTAACGCTCGACAGCAACGGCAATATTGTTGATTACGATATTGAGGCACAGTGCCATTCCGTATTTCAAAATGTGCGTTTTATTGTTGAGGACGCCGGTGCGAAATGGGAAAATGTTGTGGATGTAACCGTTTTTCTCACCAACATGAAAGCGGATTTTGCAGCTTACAACCGGATTTATGCGGAATATTTCCGCGACAACCAACCCTGCCGCACCACCGTTGAAGTGAACGCACTGCCCACGCCCATTGCCATTGAACTGAAAGTTATCGCCGTTATCGATAATTGA
- a CDS encoding 3-hydroxyanthranilate 3,4-dioxygenase: MANFQAFNFRKWIDEHRHLLKPPVGNKLVFEETDDFIVMVVGGPNARKDFHYNEGEEFFYQVEGDITLKVMDGDKPVDIPIREGDIYLLPPKVPHSPQRPANTVGLVIERKRYSGEKDGFMWFCESCGNKLYDEYFKLENIVTQLPPIMERFYKNDQHRTCDKCGAVMQPPQKKS; the protein is encoded by the coding sequence TTGGCTAACTTTCAGGCATTCAATTTTCGGAAATGGATAGACGAACACCGCCACCTGCTCAAACCGCCGGTCGGCAACAAACTGGTGTTCGAGGAAACAGACGATTTTATCGTGATGGTCGTTGGCGGACCCAACGCCCGGAAAGATTTTCACTATAACGAAGGCGAAGAATTTTTTTATCAGGTTGAAGGCGACATCACTTTAAAAGTGATGGACGGGGATAAGCCGGTGGATATTCCCATCCGCGAAGGTGATATTTATCTGCTGCCGCCAAAAGTGCCGCATTCGCCGCAACGCCCGGCAAATACCGTCGGATTGGTCATCGAGCGAAAACGTTACAGCGGCGAAAAAGACGGTTTCATGTGGTTCTGTGAAAGCTGTGGCAACAAACTTTACGATGAATATTTCAAGCTGGAAAACATCGTTACCCAACTCCCGCCGATTATGGAGCGATTTTACAAAAATGACCAGCACCGCACCTGCGATAAATGCGGCGCCGTCATGCAACCGCCCCAAAAGAAATCATAA
- a CDS encoding dicarboxylate/amino acid:cation symporter produces the protein MARHTKIFLGLLIGAVAGVLCNNFLPGTPFLFAVQKYLSDPLGKIFLNMLIMMVVPLVFASLALGVTQMGDLKQLGRIGMRTFSYFLLVTTLAVMIGLVLVNTIRPGDYLSEDIKAEMMTTYSEQAAELKSAAGKNEFGIQTLVNFVPRNPIAAIARPNPDMLALIFVTMMVGIALTLIDKERAQPVIRLLEGINDITVKIIDIAMKLAPYGVAALIFSVTSRFGFDLLIALSMYVVTVLLGLTLHQFGAFAVLIRVFVKYNPVQFFKKIRTVMLTAISTSSSNATLPTTILVSQKNLGIPSKITGFVLPLGATMNMNGTAIFEGVTVLFLAQVFGVDLSLGMQTIVVIMSLLISVGSAGVPSGSIPLLVMVLGMVNVPAEGIAIILGVDRILDMCRTVVNVTGDITCAAYVARKEGAELT, from the coding sequence ATGGCGCGACATACGAAAATATTCCTGGGGTTGTTAATTGGTGCTGTTGCCGGCGTTTTGTGTAATAATTTCCTGCCGGGAACCCCGTTTTTGTTTGCGGTTCAAAAATATCTCAGCGATCCGCTGGGGAAAATATTTCTAAACATGCTGATTATGATGGTGGTGCCGCTGGTTTTTGCCAGCCTGGCATTGGGCGTCACGCAAATGGGCGATCTGAAGCAACTCGGCAGAATCGGCATGCGCACCTTTTCATATTTTTTACTGGTGACAACCCTTGCGGTGATGATTGGTTTGGTGCTGGTCAATACAATTCGCCCCGGCGATTATTTGTCGGAAGACATTAAAGCAGAAATGATGACCACTTACAGCGAACAGGCTGCAGAGTTGAAAAGCGCTGCCGGAAAAAATGAATTCGGCATTCAGACGTTAGTGAATTTTGTGCCGCGAAATCCAATTGCAGCTATCGCACGACCAAATCCGGATATGCTGGCGCTGATTTTCGTAACGATGATGGTTGGCATCGCGCTCACATTGATTGATAAAGAACGCGCGCAACCGGTTATCCGGCTGTTGGAAGGTATCAACGATATCACTGTAAAAATTATCGATATCGCCATGAAACTGGCGCCGTATGGCGTAGCCGCGCTGATTTTCAGCGTTACATCGCGGTTTGGGTTTGACCTGTTGATTGCCCTGAGCATGTATGTGGTCACGGTTTTGCTCGGATTAACCTTGCACCAGTTTGGTGCTTTTGCCGTGTTAATTCGTGTTTTTGTGAAATACAATCCGGTGCAGTTTTTCAAAAAAATTCGCACGGTGATGCTCACCGCAATTTCCACCAGTTCCAGCAACGCAACGCTGCCGACAACCATTCTGGTTTCGCAAAAAAACCTTGGAATTCCCTCAAAAATTACCGGATTTGTGCTGCCGCTGGGCGCAACGATGAACATGAACGGCACCGCCATTTTTGAAGGCGTGACAGTGCTGTTTCTGGCGCAGGTGTTCGGGGTGGATTTGTCGCTGGGCATGCAAACGATTGTGGTGATCATGAGTTTGTTAATTTCCGTCGGGTCTGCCGGTGTGCCGTCCGGCTCTATTCCTCTTTTGGTGATGGTTTTGGGGATGGTTAACGTTCCGGCGGAGGGCATCGCCATCATTTTGGGTGTCGATCGCATTCTGGATATGTGCCGCACGGTAGTGAATGTTACCGGGGATATCACCTGCGCCGCATATGTCGCGCGAAAAGAGGGTGCCGAGCTCACGTAA
- a CDS encoding YdeI/OmpD-associated family protein yields the protein MSDAKKQPVVWFETQNDWDKWLAKNHPESNGVWLKIAKKGKGVTSVNYAEALDVAICYGWIDGQKQKFDDQFFLQKFTPRRPRSLWSKINREKVENLIAAGKMKPAGMAEVDAAKSDGRWDAAYDSPGNMTVPEELQAALDANPTANAFFETLNKTNRYSFCFRVQTARNPEIRKTRIEKLIAMLENGEKFHS from the coding sequence ATGAGCGATGCAAAGAAACAACCCGTAGTATGGTTCGAAACCCAAAACGATTGGGATAAATGGCTGGCAAAAAACCACCCGGAAAGTAACGGCGTTTGGCTGAAAATCGCAAAAAAAGGAAAAGGCGTAACGTCTGTAAATTACGCAGAAGCATTGGATGTGGCAATTTGTTACGGCTGGATTGACGGGCAAAAACAGAAATTTGATGATCAGTTTTTTCTCCAAAAATTCACGCCGCGCCGTCCGCGAAGCCTGTGGTCAAAAATTAACCGGGAAAAAGTAGAAAATCTAATTGCTGCCGGAAAAATGAAACCGGCCGGAATGGCAGAAGTTGATGCTGCCAAATCCGACGGACGCTGGGACGCCGCATACGATTCGCCCGGAAATATGACGGTTCCGGAAGAATTGCAGGCTGCGCTCGATGCCAATCCCACAGCCAATGCCTTTTTCGAAACCTTGAACAAAACCAATCGCTATTCATTTTGTTTCCGGGTGCAAACCGCACGAAACCCGGAAATCCGCAAAACCCGCATCGAAAAATTGATTGCCATGCTGGAAAATGGTGAAAAATTTCATTCGTAA
- a CDS encoding T9SS type A sorting domain-containing protein — MRSIHQYFAIVFLWCTVSAFSQIQYSWSELPNAPIAASRHDDTWFVNERIGWVVNIRGEIYKTIDGGNSWVNQLVQPETDFRSCTFIDSMKGFVGNLGTEEYGGGTDTTILYRTLNGGETFEPVENIIGQKPRGVCGMFAVNDSVIYASGRVRGPAFIMKSTDGGETWYSTAMDSLAAGLIDCYFVSPDTGFTVGLSNSLHGNSSGVILSTVDGGQTWQKVHTTSRTGEWCWKISFPSRKVGYVSLQRNSLSPIYFLKTTDGGVTWEEKLFRNEYYYVQGIGFVNENVGWIGGNNTHPTYKTTDGGETWTNAGFGNRLNRFRFVNDTLGYGVGVTVYKLKAESTVGIATDEPIAESVRLYQNYPNPFNPTTTIDFELAKADNITIKIFDVSGSEITTLFEGMSEPGYHSVNFDAGDLPSGVYFYQLQSATINRTGKMVLMK; from the coding sequence ATGAGATCGATACATCAATATTTTGCAATTGTCTTTTTATGGTGCACAGTATCTGCTTTTTCGCAAATCCAGTATTCGTGGAGCGAACTGCCGAACGCGCCGATCGCCGCATCGCGGCACGATGACACATGGTTTGTAAACGAGCGCATCGGTTGGGTGGTAAATATTCGCGGTGAAATTTATAAAACCATAGATGGCGGTAATTCGTGGGTTAACCAGCTTGTTCAGCCGGAAACTGATTTCCGCAGCTGCACATTTATCGATTCGATGAAAGGATTTGTCGGCAACCTCGGCACGGAGGAATATGGCGGCGGCACGGACACCACTATTTTGTATCGTACGCTCAACGGTGGCGAAACGTTTGAACCGGTCGAAAACATCATCGGGCAAAAACCGCGCGGCGTTTGCGGGATGTTCGCAGTCAACGACAGCGTGATTTACGCATCCGGCAGGGTGCGCGGTCCGGCGTTCATCATGAAATCTACCGATGGCGGCGAAACCTGGTATTCCACCGCAATGGACAGCCTCGCAGCCGGACTCATCGATTGCTATTTTGTTTCACCGGACACCGGTTTTACGGTCGGTTTGAGCAATTCGCTGCACGGCAATTCCAGCGGTGTCATCCTTTCCACGGTTGACGGCGGGCAAACCTGGCAAAAAGTTCACACCACCAGCCGCACCGGCGAATGGTGCTGGAAAATCTCGTTTCCGTCGCGAAAAGTGGGCTATGTGTCGCTGCAGCGCAACAGTTTGTCGCCCATTTATTTTCTGAAAACCACCGACGGCGGTGTTACCTGGGAAGAAAAATTATTTCGCAACGAATATTATTATGTGCAGGGCATCGGTTTTGTGAATGAAAATGTGGGCTGGATCGGCGGGAACAATACCCACCCGACCTACAAAACCACCGACGGCGGCGAAACCTGGACAAACGCCGGATTCGGCAACCGCCTCAACCGTTTTCGCTTCGTGAATGATACGCTCGGATACGGTGTCGGCGTGACGGTTTACAAATTGAAAGCCGAGTCAACCGTTGGTATTGCAACGGATGAACCAATCGCGGAATCGGTCAGATTGTATCAGAATTATCCGAACCCGTTTAACCCGACCACAACCATCGATTTTGAACTGGCAAAAGCGGATAATATCACCATCAAAATTTTTGATGTGAGCGGCAGCGAAATAACCACACTTTTTGAAGGGATGAGCGAGCCCGGATATCATTCCGTCAATTTCGATGCGGGTGATTTGCCGTCCGGCGTCTATTTTTATCAGCTGCAATCCGCGACAATCAACCGCACCGGAAAAATGGTGCTGATGAAGTAA
- a CDS encoding cyclase family protein, giving the protein MNKQFPIDISIPLDFNNEQPNHFNVAKAKASPIAAVNFIGDTRRGGSCNVQQISLIPHCNGTHTECIGHITDERVFINEVLRDVVFPATLVTIPPVLAAESGDNYLPQLSADDRIIQKSQLEKALWNVKADNLTGLIIRTQPNESSKKTMDYVEQPAPFFSMEAMQFITNLPIKHLLVDMPSLDKLYDEGLLSTHHIWWNVPLGTHKLTEKSRRERTVTEMIFVPDEIPDGSYSVAIQIPNWCSDAAPSRVFLLPAT; this is encoded by the coding sequence ATGAACAAACAATTCCCTATCGATATATCGATCCCGTTGGATTTTAACAATGAACAACCCAATCATTTCAATGTGGCAAAAGCGAAAGCTTCGCCCATTGCTGCGGTAAATTTTATCGGCGATACGCGGAGAGGCGGCAGTTGCAACGTTCAGCAAATCTCGCTGATTCCGCATTGCAACGGAACGCACACAGAGTGCATCGGGCATATTACAGATGAACGGGTGTTCATCAACGAGGTGCTCCGCGATGTTGTTTTTCCGGCTACACTGGTTACAATTCCACCGGTTTTGGCTGCGGAATCGGGCGACAACTATCTGCCCCAATTATCAGCAGACGATCGGATTATTCAAAAATCCCAACTGGAAAAAGCCCTGTGGAATGTAAAAGCAGATAACCTCACCGGGTTGATCATTCGAACGCAACCGAATGAATCTTCAAAAAAAACAATGGATTACGTTGAGCAACCGGCACCGTTTTTCTCGATGGAAGCGATGCAATTCATCACGAATTTGCCAATCAAACATTTGCTGGTAGATATGCCATCGCTGGATAAATTGTATGACGAAGGGTTGCTGAGCACCCACCACATTTGGTGGAATGTGCCGTTGGGAACGCATAAATTGACGGAAAAATCACGGCGGGAACGCACAGTTACAGAGATGATTTTTGTGCCGGATGAAATACCGGACGGCAGCTATTCTGTTGCCATCCAGATCCCTAACTGGTGCAGCGACGCAGCACCGAGCCGTGTTTTTTTACTACCGGCAACATAA